AGGTTACGGTTTTGGCTAACTGATCAAAGAATTTTTCTTTACTGATCACCCAGCCCAACCCAACGGCAGGGAACATATCCCAACGGTTCTTTGGCGCAAACTTCACAGAAGCGTCCCAGCGGTTGGCCAGTTCGAGCAGGTATTTTTGTTTATAGTTGTAGTTCAACCGGCCAACCATACCGGCACGTCTTTCGATAGTGCTTTTACCGGTTGGCGTAATAAAGTCCAGGGAGGCTGTACTGCCGTAATTAATATCCTGGATGTCGGTAATGGCAAAATTGCTGGCGCCTGTTGAAAATACGCTGGTCTTATATTGCGACCATTCATACAATGCCAGTACCGATACATTATGATCGCCAAATGAATTATTATAGGTAAGGCTTGGCTGAAACGTTTGCCGGTTGTTCTGGCTGTATGACTGGCGCAGGGTGGTTTTTGTGATCCCGGGCGGGTTGGCAATTTCTGCATAATCGCCTGTTACCTGGTCGCGGGCGCGGCCCATCATTTTGTAAGGCGTCAGCCAGCTTTTGTTCTCAGTGCCGTTCTTATCATAGGCCACCATCAATTTACCTTCCAGGCCTTTTACCCAGGGTATTTTTACATTGGCGGTGAGGTTACCAAGAAAGACGTTCTTTGTGGAGTTCTGATAACCCGATCTGTCAACCGCAGCTAAGGGGTTCACCCAACCGGCTCCGGAATTATACCCTACCGGTAATCCATTGGGCGCATACATAGGCATGTTGGGTAACATGCGCACCGCCTGGTAAAATGGGTTCATGTAGGCTTCATTATCCGGAAGTATCCCCGGCGTGGCGCCCTGCTCCTGACGAAGGCCCAGGTCCATGGCTACGGATAAGATCTCATTCACCTGTGCGTCTATATTGGTACGCACATTGTATCTTTTGAAATTGGTATTCTTTACCACCCCTTCCTGGTCATAATAACCCAGGGTGGTGAAATATTTTACTTTGTCTGAACCGCCGCGTACGCTTACGTTGTGTTGTTGCGAAACTGCGTTCTTACCGGTGAGCTGCCCCACCCAGTCGGTATTACCCAACAGCGGATTGGTATTGGTACCATTGCGCACCGCCTCTATCTGTTCTTTTGTATATACGGGCGCCACTAGGTTGGCCCCCACATGGTCGTTGTAATCGTTATCCATCTCGATGCCCTTGTTGTACCATTCCATATAATCGGGACCGTTCAGGAATTTAGGGAACCGGGTATTGGAGTTTACCGTAGCCGCGCCATCATAGGTGATGGTGGGTTTACCGCTCTTCCCTCTTTTTGTGGTAATGAGAATGATCCCATTGGCAGCCTGTAAACCATATACGGCTGTAGATACCGCATCTTTTAAAAAGGTGATGCTTTCTATTTCATTGGGATCGAGGTTACCAAAGTTATCGCGCTGTACGTTGTCGATAATTACCAGCGGGCCTGCATTTACATAACTACCCACGCCCCGGATGCGCAGGGTAGCATCGTCGTTACCCGGGCGGCCCGATTGCTGCACGGCCACCAGACCGGGCACGCGGCCGGCCAGCATATTGGTAACGTTCATGGTTGGTGCTTTTTTCAATTCTTCCCCGCTGATCTGGGCTACCGAACCAACTAC
The Niastella koreensis GR20-10 genome window above contains:
- a CDS encoding SusC/RagA family TonB-linked outer membrane protein, giving the protein MRQLRHHLLAVRALCLSAIFLLCHFISFGQSQTVSGTVTTADGSPLERVSVLIKGTTTGTVTDAKGQFSLKAPGSTVVLDVSMSGYAPKMVVAKAGEPITITMTQSADNMEEVMVVAYGKQKKGTVVGSVAQISGEELKKAPTMNVTNMLAGRVPGLVAVQQSGRPGNDDATLRIRGVGSYVNAGPLVIIDNVQRDNFGNLDPNEIESITFLKDAVSTAVYGLQAANGIILITTKRGKSGKPTITYDGAATVNSNTRFPKFLNGPDYMEWYNKGIEMDNDYNDHVGANLVAPVYTKEQIEAVRNGTNTNPLLGNTDWVGQLTGKNAVSQQHNVSVRGGSDKVKYFTTLGYYDQEGVVKNTNFKRYNVRTNIDAQVNEILSVAMDLGLRQEQGATPGILPDNEAYMNPFYQAVRMLPNMPMYAPNGLPVGYNSGAGWVNPLAAVDRSGYQNSTKNVFLGNLTANVKIPWVKGLEGKLMVAYDKNGTENKSWLTPYKMMGRARDQVTGDYAEIANPPGITKTTLRQSYSQNNRQTFQPSLTYNNSFGDHNVSVLALYEWSQYKTSVFSTGASNFAITDIQDINYGSTASLDFITPTGKSTIERRAGMVGRLNYNYKQKYLLELANRWDASVKFAPKNRWDMFPAVGLGWVISKEKFFDQLAKTVTSLKLKGSIGRLGYEQSTSPFAYLQTYSLTDKPVVVMGGSPVSAIYTSAPPNVNIHWETSVLTNGGFEAVLWNGLLGVDLEAFYKTTDDIISNVTNLYPLSVGGYYPASVNYGKVDNKGFDLQLRHSNHFGEFHYNVTANMNWSQNKIIRRNESAGLPEWQRTVGHSVGEKLGFVVDGMYQNWKEAANGISPSGGTLAPGFFKFKDLNGDGRLTRADDMTFIGRSNTPQLMYGLNIDLRYKGFDFSALLQGAAQADVLLAGAYEGSSGVTTGVEDNTPFSKPFYNFGNSPYFLVENAWTPDNPNAAFPRLSSYKATLSAHNANANSGWIRDGSYLRLKSAQLGYTLPAKLTSAAKIKQVRFYISGFNLFTWDKLKYLDPEMPNVNNGFYPQQRMISGGANITF